The proteins below are encoded in one region of Betaproteobacteria bacterium:
- a CDS encoding TonB family protein: MLFRTLLISLLLHLAALLSLVSMFPPSQSDSPRSRNALNLSLRDVGGQGLPPISVQSGAMAVSTAHATDRVLHGVSNKKSKPFIFPPFSPLTVATSVQTKSDPVGEQADFSAVSSETLSEYRLSLARVARRFKAYPPLARDEGWQGEVIVVVAIHAGMATPVVSLGRSSGHQLLDQQALEMVSHAVQNADFPEGLRGKFMSISLPVEYSLAD; this comes from the coding sequence ATGCTGTTTCGCACGCTACTCATATCTCTGCTATTGCACTTGGCGGCGCTGTTGTCGCTGGTGAGCATGTTTCCGCCGAGTCAATCGGATTCCCCTCGAAGTCGAAATGCGCTGAACCTGAGCTTGCGAGATGTTGGCGGACAAGGTCTGCCGCCGATTTCAGTACAGTCGGGTGCCATGGCTGTCAGTACTGCGCATGCAACTGATCGAGTTCTCCACGGCGTAAGCAATAAGAAATCAAAACCTTTCATTTTTCCGCCATTTTCCCCGTTGACCGTGGCAACCAGCGTGCAGACGAAATCGGACCCTGTTGGCGAGCAAGCCGATTTTTCAGCGGTATCGAGTGAAACCCTAAGCGAATATCGCCTGAGCCTTGCGCGAGTAGCGCGGCGGTTCAAAGCCTATCCGCCGTTGGCAAGGGATGAGGGCTGGCAGGGGGAGGTTATCGTAGTAGTTGCGATCCATGCAGGTATGGCAACGCCCGTTGTTTCTCTAGGGCGGTCAAGTGGGCATCAATTGCTGGATCAGCAAGCGCTGGAGATGGTCAGTCATGCTGTCCAAAACGCGGATTTTCCTGAGGGCTTACGAGGCAAGTTCATGAGCATTTCCTTGCCGGTCGAATATAGCCTTGCTGACTAA
- a CDS encoding DUF3149 domain-containing protein, with the protein MAWDLLLGSDIGLASLGVIVGVLVIGVLMGRLYSGKMNEEASKLGK; encoded by the coding sequence ATGGCGTGGGATCTGTTGTTGGGAAGTGATATTGGTTTGGCGAGCCTCGGTGTCATTGTGGGCGTTCTGGTCATCGGTGTGTTGATGGGGCGGTTGTATTCCGGCAAGATGAACGAAGAGGCTAGCAAACTGGGCAAGTAG